Below is a window of Camelina sativa cultivar DH55 chromosome 11, Cs, whole genome shotgun sequence DNA.
TTGAAATGGGACTTCAAGGGACTATGACTAAGAAAGATAGCGAGGAACACCTTTCCTCACACGAAGAAGACGAGAGGCCGTTGATCGGTGGTAGAGGTAAAGATGAAGTGCAGACTCTGAAACAGGGGAAAGCTATCACTACAAAGCAGATTGCAATGTACGGGCTTTACCTCGCACCAATTTGGTTTGTAACAgaggtgtgttttttttttccttatgcTGTGTCTATTGTTTTGATGGTGCTTGAAAGTGTCTTCTTTTAACCCTTGGTAATGATATCTGTTTGCTATTTTTTGATGATACAGTATCTGTCCAATGCTGCTCTTGCACGTACGAGTGTGGCAAGCACTACTGTATTGTCTTCAACCTCGGGACTGTTTACTCTTTTCATTGGTGTCTTTTTGGGGCAAGATACTTTGAACCTGTCGAAAGTAGTTGCTGTATTTGTCAGCATGGCCGGTGTGGTCATGACGACGCTTGGGAAAACTTGGGCTGCTGATGATTCGCAATTAAATTCGTCACTGTAAGTTTCCCATCCTAACTCTTTCACCATGCATCTTTTTCTGACGTTTCATCTTGGAAAGTGAAAGAATGTGTATGTATGTACCTCAATTCAAAAGCTGACCCTGGACTGTGTTCTGAATTGATAGCTCAAAATTGTCTCATTTGATTACATGAGTTGTCCAACTTCATCAACCATATTCTTTTAACGTACAGTTGATATTTGTGTTTAGCAACGGGCAACGGTCCCTTATGGGAGATCTCTTTGGACTTCTCTCTGCAGTCTCATATGGACTATTTACAGGttagaaaatgtttttgtatatgATCCTTTAATGATTAAAAGATTTGGTGGATTTGGTGTGTTGGGGAGGATAACCTCGTGGCCACCCTTCTGTTATTGACAACACAGTGCTTCTTAAGAAGTTTActggtgaagaaggagaaggggtTGATGTGCAAAAGCTGTTTGGATACATTGGACTATTCACACTTGTTGCTCTTTGGTGGCTTGGTATACCAATATCTTCCATATTATTTAGTATTGCAAGTGTATAATCCAAAACATACCATATGCGACAGGGAATCGTTTGTCTCTTAATCAaaagtttggttgtttgtttcagTGTGGCCATTGACAGCACTAGGGATCGAACCCAAGTTTACGATACCACACTCTGTAAAAGTTGATGAAGTTGTCTTAGCCAACGGTTTTGTTGGAAGTGTCCTCTCTGACTATTTTTGGTATGTTTCAATGATTCTATGTTGTCAGCTTGATACTGACAAGTCTCTAGTTTATTGATAGGCTAGCTCCTAGAAAGAGGTGTGTAAATGTTAAGAGAAttacttatatagttatatcTTACTTCGTACTTTTTGTAATCAAAAGGGCACTTTCTGTGGTCTGGACGACTCCACTGGTAGCAACACTGGGCATGTCTCTCACAATTCCGCTTGCAATGGTTGCTGACATGATGATTCATGGTCGGCATTATTCCGCCATATACATTCTTGGCTCTACTCAGGTAACTAAAAAACTCATGTTCTATCAAAATATGAGAAGAGGAATAATTACCCTGATGCTCAAGAacgtttgtgtgtttttgttttcaggtgTTTGCTGGATTCGTAATAGCTAACATATCGGACTTGTTCTCAAAGAAGCTTGGTTTGTAGCAGGAtgattctttgttctttgttctttttttgtgtggtatTTGTTGGTAGAAGAAATGTGTCATAGATTCTTGGTTGAATTGAAAGCTAAAAGGGGATTTTCCCTGTTTAATGAAATGAAAGATAAGAATGTGATTAGATCATTACCCCAACgtagagagagttgttgttgagCCTAATATGAAAGAATGAAAAATATGATTTGACTCGCTcttaaatatcaaaactaaCCAATTCCCATGATCGGACCGGACTACTCCGGAATTTATCGAAAGATCTTGGAAAACACTAATGATGGTTTGTTAGCTTAACCACAATTTACAAAGGACTAAATCACACATTTAACGTTTGGTTAAATCGAAAACCTTCTTGCAGCGTCAGAAGGTTTAGTTCGCattattgttctgttttgttgttcTCTACTTTCCTGAGATCGGACGagattatataaaacaaaactggTCGTTTTGGGATTTGGACGATTTGCGGACGACGACCATGGCGCCGATTCTTAGATCCACTTCCCTTCTCGCTTTGTTCGTCTGCcatatttctctcttcttcttcttcgcttccaATCTTCCGATCTCATCTGGGTAATCAATCTTTCAATCATCCTACAAATcatctaaatttattttgattatttttaccTGCGTTACAGCTGCTGTTAGAGAgcttttaatgttttatttccTGCTTTAGTAGCTCCTTTTATATCCTTTTAGCATTAGCCTCTTAATTCGTGGTTCAGTGATCGTGATACCTTCTTTAAGCTTTTGGGTTGATGATTTTTAGCAACTTTGATTTCAATTTGATCTACTTACTTGATGAAATTTAATACATCTAAGGATGTTAGTAAATTTACCAGCTTTTTGCTGTCTTTGAATTCAGCTGTTCAATTCATTCTTTCCTTTTTCATACAGGTCTGAGGATAGCTACACGATCACGGGTAGAGTAAGGATCCCAGCAAGTAAGTTTCTTCCTTTGCCTTGTAGTTATTCTTCAATTATTTACTCAATTTGCTATCTTTTTGGGGTTTATCTGTCAATTATCTGATTTTCTAAGCCTCCGGTTTCATGGCATTGTTCAAAGGAAAAAATCCAACTATCTACTACAATTTATTTCTTCTAATAAATCTGTGAGTCTAAAATAGCAGATCAGTGGCTGTTATTACGCCTAGCTGTTATGCAACTTCCACTGGTATTATctgtgtgtttgtttgctttgtgtaATTGATCTTAAGCTTCTCATGTATATCCGTGGCTCTATATAGTGTCACCTAGTGAGAAACTAGGGTAGATCTATAGTAATTCTGTATGCATATTTCCCTCTATACCTTACAGACCCATTGGGGAGTTTTCAATGTAGGAACTTGCTATGTAGTACGATATCTCGATAAGTAGACTGGCTTAAGAGTAGTGTTTGCTCATGGATATGAGCagatacatttgtttttttcaattgttttttagtttgaGTACTGTTTTTTCGACAATGTAGTTTCTGTCATTATTGTCTTTGAGTGCTTCCTATTATTCTAAAGTTCTAACTACATGATACTTTAAACTCCATCTCGTTTCCATTATGTAATAGCCTCactactctctttttttttgcaaactaaTGTTGAAGTTATTATGGCAGGCACAGTGATTGGTCATGCAGCAAAATTCTCAAATATCAAAGTTATACTCAATGGTGGACAGAATGTTACTTTCCTCAGGCCCGATGGATACTTTACATTGTAtcctatttttctttcttcaaataaTATTTCCTGTagtatctttaaaattttatatgttggGTTATTTACTCATGACATCTACTAATTGGTTCCTTAGACATCTTTCATATACGTCATCTGTAGCTTTTGGTGTTAATATTGGTAGATGTAGTAGGTTGAGAAAACTTGATACTGTATTGTGTTGTTAAAATAAGAGTTTCGTTTTCCTTTACTAATCTAATTTCAAAGCCACAAAGTGCCAGCTGGGACTCATCTGATTGAAGTTTATGCGATGGGCTACTTCTTTTCTCCAGTAAGAGTTTTTTAGTTGCAATATTCTATGATATCCTGAacgacatctttttttttaaagaactcAGTTCTCATTTGTCAATCAATGATTTCAATTAGGTGCGAGTTGATGTTAGTGCTCGACATAATGGCAAGGTTCAAGCAACACTAACAGAAACCAGGAGGAGTCTTACTGAGCTGGTTCTGGAGCCACTGCGAGCAGAGCAATACTACGAGGTGAATACTTCATACTGTGTCTTCTTCTCGTTTAGTTTTAGCTATATATGCTTCTTTCTCCTGTTCTCTGATCGATCATGTACCATTTGCACAGATGCGAGAGCCTTTCAACGTTATGGCAATTGCGAAAAGTCCAATGGGTCTTATGGTGGGATTCATGGTCGTTGTTGTGTTCTTAATGCCCAAGTTGATGGAAAACATAGGTACACTTCTCTAACCCTTCACTTGAATCCATAAGCAGTTCACAGTGTACCTAATCTCTTAGAGCTCTTTAAACCTTTACTGAACCTAATTGTTGGTATGTGTGATAAACAGATCCAGAGGAAATGAAGAGCGCACAAGAGCAGATGAGAAGCCAAGGAGTGCCTTCACTCTCTAGCTTATTGCCAGCTAGTCGCTGATAGTTCTTTCTTCAGCAGCGTTAACCAACAGTCCCAAGACACAAAGGTTTTTTTAACTTGTATAAAGAGTTAAAAACAAGTTTCAAGGATAGGCTTGGAAGAAATTAGCGACAGCAAATTCCTTAAAGCGATCTAACATTGGGTTTACAAGATTGGTTAGTTGTANCTGGAGCCACTGCGAGCAGAGCAATACTACGAGGTGAATACTTCATACTGTGTCTTCTTCTCGTTTAGTTTTAGCTATATATGCTTCTTTCTCCTGTTCTCTGATCGATCATGTACCATTTGCACAGATGCGAGAGCCTTTCAACGTTATGGCAATTGCGAAAAGTCCAATGGGTCTTATGGTGGGATTCATGGTCGTTGTTGTGTTCTTAATGCCCAAGTTGATGGAAAACATAGGTACACTTCTCTAACCCTTCACTTGAATCCATAAGCAGTTCACAGTGTACCTAATCTCTTAGAGCTCTTTAAACCTTTACTGAACCTAATTGTTGGTATGTGTGATAAACAGATCCAGAGGAAATGAAGAGCGCACAAGAGCAGATGAGAAGCCAAGGAGTGCCTTCACTCTCTAGCTTATTGCCAGCTAGTCGCTGATAGTTCTTTCTTCAGCAGCGTTAACCAACAGTCCCAAGACACAAAGGTTTTTTTAACTTGTATAAAGAGTTAAAAACAAGTTTCAAGGATAGGCTTGGAAGAAATTAGCGACAGCAAATTCCTTAAAGCGATCTAACATTGGGTTTACAAGATTGGTTAGTTGTAGAGACTGTTGGAAACTGACATTAAGTGTgtgcattgttttttttttttggtctttttattCATGATTAATGAATTGCTctcttctattattttttttggtttagaatGTTTTATTAAGTCCATTACACGAATCCTACTAtccaaatcaaaaataaaatttacatgtttccACAATGTTTATAAACCCTTCCGATGTATGCATGTTGAGTTGTTTATTGTGATGATGGTAACCCGCTGAGTGTATCAGAGTGTTCAAAACTTGTTTTATCGTCACCTCAAATCGTAATGATGATCG
It encodes the following:
- the LOC104721617 gene encoding uncharacterized transporter C405.03c isoform X2 — translated: MGWRYKAGLFLIGTVVIIWVTSAEVTQDIFTAYKQPFAVTYLGASLMIVYLPIAFLKDWFCRYLDRRSSKTNKVPSLTDGSSSVELGSPLRHKIIEMGLQGTMTKKDSEEHLSSHEEDERPLIGGRGKDEVQTLKQGKAITTKQIAMYGLYLAPIWFVTELIFVFSNGQRSLMGDLFGLLSAVSYGLFTVLLKKFTGEEGEGVDVQKLFGYIGLFTLVALWWLVWPLTALGIEPKFTIPHSVKVDEVVLANGFVGSVLSDYFWALSVVWTTPLVATLGMSLTIPLAMVADMMIHGRHYSAIYILGSTQVFAGFVIANISDLFSKKLGL
- the LOC104721618 gene encoding ER membrane protein complex subunit 7 homolog: MAPILRSTSLLALFVCHISLFFFFASNLPISSGSEDSYTITGRVRIPASTVIGHAAKFSNIKVILNGGQNVTFLRPDGYFTFHKVPAGTHLIEVYAMGYFFSPVRVDVSARHNGKVQATLTETRRSLTELVLEPLRAEQYYEMREPFNVMAIAKSPMGLMVGFMVVVVFLMPKLMENIDPEEMKSAQEQMRSQGVPSLSSLLPASR
- the LOC104721617 gene encoding uncharacterized vacuolar membrane protein YML018C isoform X1, producing the protein MGWRYKAGLFLIGTVVIIWVTSAEVTQDIFTAYKQPFAVTYLGASLMIVYLPIAFLKDWFCRYLDRRSSKTNKVPSLTDGSSSVELGSPLRHKIIEMGLQGTMTKKDSEEHLSSHEEDERPLIGGRGKDEVQTLKQGKAITTKQIAMYGLYLAPIWFVTEYLSNAALARTSVASTTVLSSTSGLFTLFIGVFLGQDTLNLSKVVAVFVSMAGVVMTTLGKTWAADDSQLNSSLNGQRSLMGDLFGLLSAVSYGLFTVLLKKFTGEEGEGVDVQKLFGYIGLFTLVALWWLVWPLTALGIEPKFTIPHSVKVDEVVLANGFVGSVLSDYFWALSVVWTTPLVATLGMSLTIPLAMVADMMIHGRHYSAIYILGSTQVFAGFVIANISDLFSKKLGL